One part of the Phaeodactylum tricornutum CCAP 1055/1 chromosome 17, whole genome shotgun sequence genome encodes these proteins:
- a CDS encoding peroxiredoxin (Putative peroxiredoxin or similar antioxidant protein; contains signal peptide and alkyl hydroperoxide reductase -like domain (AhpC); AhpC is responsible for directly reducing organic hyperoxides in its reduced dithiol form. Thiol specific antioxidant (TSA) is a physiologically important antioxidant which constitutes an enzymatic defense against sulphur-containing radicals. This family contains AhpC and TSA, as well as related proteins.): MWSYKRVNILTLVAGVALLVASTPILASAATSRVEFPSDWTTPLSEGDRVPEVTFLTRSRVESNDPNPFDWKLRTTDDYFKGKRVVVFAIPGAFTPTCSSTHLPGYEAAYDKIRQQGVDDVYCLSVNDAFVMRQWGLHQGLTEDKTVGGLGFTKVKLIPDGAAAFTRGMGMSTLWDVERGFGERSWRYSMVVNDGVIEKLFVEQPLLQNSGPDPFEVSDADTMLAYLQQKTEL; the protein is encoded by the exons ATGTGGTCCTATAAGCGCGTGAATATCCTCACGTTGGTCGCTGGTGTCGCACTGCTCGTTGCGTCCACGCCAATCTTGGCGTCGGCGGCGACGTCCCGCGTGGAATTTCCGTCCGACTGGACGACGCCCTTATCCGAAGGAGACAGGGTTCCGGAGGTCACCTTTCTCACGCGGAGTCGCGTGGAATCGAACGATCCGAACCCGTTCGACTGGAAGTTGCGTACGACGGATGACTACTTCAAAGGCAAGCGGGTAGTGGTCTTTGCGATTCCGGGAGCCTTTACCCCCACCTGCTCGTCCACGCATTTGCCCGGATACGAGGCAGCTTACGACAAAATTCGTCAACAAGGAGTAGACGATGTGTACT GTTTGTCGGTCAATGACGCCTTCGTCATGCGCCAGTGGGGTTTGCACCAGGGTTTGACGGAAGACAAAACCGTTGGTGGCTTGGGTTTTACCAAGGTCAAATTGATTCCTGACGGTGCCGCGGCCTTTACCCGAGGCATGGGCATGTCCACACTGTGGGACGTGGAACGAGGCTTTGGCGAACGCTCCTGGCGTTACAGTATGGTCGTCAACGACGGTGTCATTGAGAAACTCTTTGTGGAACAACCGCTTTTGCAAAATTCTGGACCCGATCCGTTCGAAGTCAGTGACGCCGACACCATGCTCGCGTATTTGCAGCAAAAAACGGAGCTTTGA
- a CDS encoding predicted protein: protein MWGNTATLHRPGVPVMVVVALLLLATFPSTKAFTSPRIARCWTCTHWVPVPLPLRSTNNDDDNNNNPESSSAPPPRPRTFREAEVLGLQWMQEGNYGDALDAFQNGLKLPGSKNDVVRTKMLSGPSPVGGSMGGYESKRSNSLDEFELQAAHYNMACAHAQLGNVNDAIANLQTAFENGFDNYATVRSDPDLEPIQKEKDFETLMAKFEPKKGFNPFGFLGK from the exons ATGTGGGGAAACACGGCTACCCTTCACCGCCCGGGTGTACCGGTAATGGTGGTGGTTGCACTGCTGCTGCTCGCCACGTTCCCGTCCACCAAGGCTTTTACAAGCCCCCGAATTGCGAGATGTTGGACTTGTACGCATTGGGTACCCGTACCTTTACCGTTGCGGTCCACCAataacgacgacgacaacaacaacaatccaGAGTCGTCCTCCGCGCCACCTCCGCGCCCCCGAACCTTTCGGGAAGCTGAAGTGCTGGGGTTGCAGTGGATGCAGGAAGGGAACTACGGTGATGCACTCGATG CCTTTCAAAACGGTTTGAAACTTCCGGGGAGTAAGAACGACGTGGTCCGCACCAAAATGCTCTCCGGTCCGAGTCCAGTAGGCGGCAGTATGGGAGGCTACGAAAGCAAACGATCCAATTCGTTGGACGAATTTGAACTGCAGGCGGCACACTACAACATGGCCTGTGCGCACGCCCAGCTGGGCAACGTGAATGACGCCATTGCCAATTTGCAAACCGCGTTCGAGAACGGTTTCGATAATTACGCCACGGTACGTAGTGATCCCGATCTGGAACccatccaaaaagaaaaagactttgAAACGCTCATGGCCAAATTCGAACCCAAGAAAGGATTCAATCCGTTTGGGTTTTTGGGCAAGTAA
- a CDS encoding predicted protein — MSGSNPFQEEEDSNQRTTESRQPPPSRVSPSDVKLNISGADYVVNQAVFRKLQALPWRYEPITEAWNLHTSPYLFEILLQYVTFGVVPDASRLCSTDLEELVPMTMVLGWDDLQMHLEQRKKPLLSSKRRLLRRGGSGVKDWGDPSQTSQRPTPQTHSTSGESTNLFSNMAAAWWRGSAGRSRGQRRAGSANGRGLSQWSTHAVE; from the exons ATGAGCGGAAGCAATCCCTTTC aggaggaagaagattCGAACCAACGCACCACGGAATCCCGACAACCGCCACCGTCGCGCGTATCTCCGTCCGACGTGAAACTAAATATATCCGGAGCCGACTACGTCGTCAACCAGGCAGTCTTCCGCAAACTGCAAGCCTTGCCGTGGCGGTACGAGCCAATCACGGAAGCCTGGAATTTACACACGTCCCCGTACCTCTTTGAAATTCTCCTACAGTACGTCACCTTTGGCGTCGTCCCCGACGCGTCCAGGCTTTGCTCGACGGATCTGGAAGAACTCGTGCCCATGACCATGGTCTTGGGTTGGGACGACTTACAGATGCATCTCGAACAACGAAAGAAACCTCTCCTCTCCTCGAAACGACGTCTGTTGCGACGGGGCGGAAGTGGAGTCAAGGATTGGGGAGATCCGTCCCAAACCTCTCAAAGACCCACACCTCAGACTCACTCCACTTCTGGTGAAAGTACAAATTTGTTCTCGAACATGGCTGCCGCGTGGTGGCGTGGTAGCGCTGGACGATCACGAGGACAACGACGTGCTGGATCCGCGAACGGCCGAGGATTGTCGCAGTGGAGCACCCACGCCGTTGAGTAG
- a CDS encoding predicted protein — LGASGQQGYFAGDFENEPPLLEELGINVEHILLKTKAVVLPSQRFNKNTALTDPALIVEDADLAGPLALALTLGGEMLLAGKLQFGYIYGFGLFGCMAMTLILNLMSPKAVSFWTVTSILGYALLPVNILALVKIVLVNIIQLNTLARILAVLTILWSTTASTRLLEVGCNMRNQRYLMAYPIALLYSAFVLITIF, encoded by the exons CTGGGAGCGTCGGGCCAACAAGGCTATTTTGCCGgcgatttcgaaaacgagcCTCCGCTGTTGGAGGAACTGGGTATCAACGTGGAACATATTCTGCTCAAAACAAAAGCGGTAGTGCTGCCCTCGCAACGTTTTAACAAGAACACGGCCTTGACGGACCCCGCACTGATTGTCGAAGACGCTGATTTGGCCGGACCCTTGGCACTGGCGCTCACGTTGGGAGGAGAAATGCTGCTGGCGGGGAAACTCCAATTCGGTTATATTTACGGCTTTGGATTGTTCGGTTGTATGGCCAT GACACTGATATTGAACTTGATGAGTCCAAAGGCAGTTTCGTTTTGGACCGTGACGAGTATTCTGGGATACGCGTTGCTGCCGGTGAATATCTTGGCCCTCGTGAAAATTGTCCTGGTGAACATTATTCAATTGAACACATTGGCACGTATTCTAGCCGTCTTGACGATTTTGTGGAGTACAACGGCGAGTACACGTCTACTCGAAGTGGGTTGCAATATGCGCAATCAGCGCTATCTCATGGCCTATCCGATTGCCCTCCTGTATTCCGCCTTTGTGCTGATCACAATATTTTAA
- a CDS encoding predicted protein, with the protein MKSPCRLLVLLSSSACLLLPITTTAGFVVRSAPSRSTTPGALAVASSDDHGDAPRRPQQPLVTSRKPHQLANGRGTFLGFRNVKDVPGLRSSNQPLMPDGGLSPCVIRVLGVGGGGCNAVDRMLETAVGGVEYWAINTDAQALGRSKALGANVLNIGSAVTRGLGAGGDPDVGRMAAEESAQDIAAMIQGTDLCFVTSGMGGGTGSGAAPVVSEIAKESGALTVAIVTKPFAFEGRRRMRQATDAIDRLRQHVDTVIIVSNNKLLEIIPDDTPVTAAFRVADDILRQGVVGISEIIVRPGLINVDFADVRSVMKDAGSALMGIGTGVGKTSAEDAAIAAISSPLLDEPVQDATGVVFNILGPRNLSLQEVNRAARVIYDNVHEDANVIFGALVDDDIEDEVSITVLATGFNQGRGPGVSKADVPDFLSK; encoded by the exons ATGAAGTCTCCGTGTAGACTGTTGGTACTGTTGTCGTCTTCGGCGTGCTTACTGCTGCCGATCACCACCACTGCGGGCTTTGTCGTTCGTTCCGCTCCCAGCCGATCGACGACACCCGGCGCATTGGCCGTGGCATCGTCCGACGACCACGGCGACGCAcctcgtcgtccacaacaaCCACTCGTCACTTCCCGTAAACCCCACCAGTTGGCCAACGGACGCGGAACCTTTCTCGGCTTTCGCAACGTCAAGGACGTGCCCGGACTCCGGTCCTCCAATCAACCCCTCATGCCCGACGGGGGACTGAGTCCCTGCGTCATTCGAGTGCTGGGGGTCGGAGGCGGCGGCTGTAACGCG GTGGACCGCATGCTGGAAACTGCCGTGGGCGGTGTCGAGTACTGGGCCATCAACACGGACGCACAAGCCCTGGGTCGTTCCAAAGCACTCGGAGCCAACGTGCTTAACATTGGTTCCGCCGTCACGCGCGGACTGGGCGCCGGTGGCGACCCTGACGTCGGTCGCATGGCTGCGGAAGAATCCGCCCAAGACATTGCTGCCATGATCCAAGGCACGGACCTGTGTTTCGTCACCAGCGGAATGGGTGGAGGGACCGGATCCGGCGCGGCGCCGGTGGTTTCCGAAATTGCCAAGGAAAGTGGCGCTCTCACGGTCGCCATCGTCACCAAGCCATTCGCCTTTGAAGGACGCCGGCGGATGCGTCAGGCAACCGACGCCATCGATCGACTGCGCCAGCACGTCGACACGGTCATTATcgtcagcaacaacaaactGCTAGAAATTATACCCGACGATACCCCCGTCACCGCGGCCTTTCGTGTGGCCGACGACATTCTACGACAAGGTGTAGTGGGGATTTCGGAAATCATCGTCCGACCGGGTCTAATCAACGTGGACTTTGCGGACGTTCGGTCGGTGATGAAAGACGCCGGGAGTGCCTTGATGGGCATCGGAACCGGTGTCGGCAAGACCAGTGCCGAGGACGCCGCCATTGCGGCTATCAGCAGTCCGCTCTTGGACGAACCCGTCCAAGACGCCACCGGAGTCGTCTTTAACATTCTCGGACCCCGCAATCTGTCGCTGCAAGAAGTCAACCGCGCCGCGCGCGTCATTTACGACAACGTACACGAAGACGCCAACGTTATCTTCGGGGCTTTGGTAGACGACGATATTGAGGATGAAGTGTCGATCACGGTGCTGGCAACCGGGTTCAATCAGGGACGAGGGCCCGGGGTCTCCAAAGCCGACGTGCCGGATTTCTTGAGCAAATAA
- a CDS encoding predicted protein, whose amino-acid sequence MLLYKHDDDLRQEAFAVQFIRTCDRILKASGLDMKLLTFECIPVGTNRGFVEWVPGSIALTTARFASNPIQEYLRGVAYDKTAPYFVCRDVMDRYIKSCAGYCVITYILGVGDRHLDN is encoded by the exons ATGCTTTTATACAAGCACGACGATGACCTAAGACAGGAGGCTTTTGCCGTCCAATTTATTCGAACTTGCGACCGAATTTTGAAAGCTTCTGGTCTTGACATGAAGTTACTGACTTTTGAGTGCATTCCTGTCGGCACTAATCGTGGATTTGTGGAATGGGTTCCTGGCAGCATCGCGCTCA CAACAGCTCGTTTTGCGAGCAACCCTATTCAAGAATACCTCCGAGGAGTAGCATACGACAAGACAGCTCCCTATTTTGTGTGTCGTGATGTGATGGACCGATACATCAAGAGTTGTGCAGGCTACTGTGTTATTACCTACATTCTTGGGGTCGGCGACCGACACCTGGACAAC
- a CDS encoding predicted protein → MGVGVFVNFWVAIRVSDRQPSVSTRAESTQSVMSMTFAVSGYDESSLIRDRSFGVSVWNDSTTLPTWMKEYFDWHRTQRQLLLNETNYGQFTFLVVRCLKHDLKCGGTADRLKPLPFYVLLASRMHRILLFHWERPFLLQEFLVPPVGGVDWRLPTSWRRDQFSDTIEIKNLKDITPYLAKPHSGRYRKPLPAIACILYQSHDHGALQYNQLAVQQTKEATYEEVFRDCWNSFFVPSPPVQSRIDQLRQSLGLVPNEYVGAHVRSQYHSYNGNKKLKVLVQNAVACASRLRTEVRQSIYVTADSERALQVVGESSVGMRNLPVVRRKGDRPPLHLDRGVAYLAKSATNWTHHDDPRAYYDIFVDLYLLAGSRCIAYNVGNYGKWAILLSSNRSCTINHGKTTCRWKILS, encoded by the coding sequence ATGGGGGTCGGAGTGTTCGTAAACTTTTGGGTAGCGATACGGGTAAGCGATCGGCAGCCTTCAGTGAGCACAAGGGCAGAGTCTACGCAATCGGTAATGTCCATGACTTTCGCCGTGTCGGGATATGACGAATCTAGCTTGATACGTGATAGATCGTTCGGCGTTTCCGTATGGAACGACTCCACCACGCTACCAACTTGGATGAAGGAGTACTTTGATTGGCATCGAACTCAACGGCAGCTCCTCTTGAACGAAACCAACTACGGGCAGTTTACCTTTTTAGTCGTCCGATGCTTGAAACACGACTTGAAATGCGGAGGGACGGCAGATCGGCTCAAGCCTCTACCATTCTATGTGTTGCTCGCTTCCCGTATGCACCGCATTTTACTGTTCCATTGGGAACGACCCTTTTTGTTGCAAGAGTTTCTGGTACCACCTGTCGGTGGCGTAGATTGGCGGTTGCCAACCTCTTGGCGTCGTGACCAATTCTCCGATACCATCGAGATAAAGAACCTTAAGGACATAACCCCGTATCTTGCAAAGCCTCACTCGGGTCGATATCGTAAGCCGTTGCCCGCTATCGCATGCATTTTGTATCAGTCGCACGATCACGGTGCTTTACAATACAACCAACTCGCCGTACAGCAAACGAAGGAAGCAACCTACGAGGAAGTTTTCCGGGATTGCTGGAATTCCTTTTTTGTCCCTTCTCCACCAGTACAAAGTCGAATCGACCAATTGCGCCAATCCCTCGGATTGGTCCCCAACGAGTACGTGGGAGCCCACGTGCGGTCACAGTATCATTCTTACAACGGCAACAAGAAGTTAAAAGTTTTGGTACAAAACGCCGTTGCGTGTGCCTCTCGCCTTCGTACGGAGGTCCGGCAGAGCATTTACGTTACCGCCGATTCCGAGCGCGCACTCCAGGTGGTCGGAGAATCCTCTGTGGGAATGCGCAATCTACCGGTAGTCCGTCGGAAGGGCGATCGGCCGCCACTCCATTTGGATCGTGGTGTTGCGTACTTGGCCAAGAGTGCCACCAATTGGACACACCACGACGATCCACGAGCCTACTACGATATCTTTGTCGACTTATACCTGTTGGCAGGGAGTCGTTGTATTGCGTACAACGTTGGCAACTACGGCAAGTGGGCCATCCTCCTTTCGTCGAATCGGTCCTGCACGATAAATCACGGCAAGACAACGTGTCGTTGGAAAATATTATCGTAG
- a CDS encoding predicted protein (unknown function; putative element of multiprotein complex; contains von Willebrand factor, type A; similarity to zinc finger proteins; unknownn protein) produces MTEYETIASIQGLDGDSFNPHQDAALDLSILAERDIIGIDSEVSTNHFCASIHARTMPKEDEDCRTPIDLIVVLDVSGSMTGNKLKLCKKTLTMLLRVLQTQDRFGLISFGSDARVEFPAQAMSKQNKASALQKIQSLTTRGCTNMSAALGLAVQELKIIEKSNPVRSLFFLTDGLANEGISDLDGLVSLTRNCLLPSDNPSNVLNSEVMIAECLDDLATSQHQITRLPVAEIESVCRAPITLHTFGYGRDHNAALLESLADTTQGGAYYFIEDDSNVGSAFGNALGGIMSIVAQNAVLTIRLPSEAEARGARIVEVYHDQAIKRENDIYTVSLGDFYAEESRDVIFKMELTKPAFTSTLPVAHVEVTLAYTDTLKKMPANTDAFIGYVRRPVGAEYSAQNHYIEGQLLRVLAIREMKSAEDLANQGNFQEAQNRIENIIAKCRQASPTVRDMQSISLLVDDLFDAKASVHSSSTFRQSGMHRMAHRRLEHVNQRSNMVNATGGAYATTTRVAYAKMFQSKDG; encoded by the coding sequence ATGACAGAATACGAGACCATCGCAAGTATTCAAGGGTTGGACGGCGACTCCTTTAACCCCCATCAAGACGCTGCGCTCGACCTTTCAATTCTTGCAGAGCGCGACATCATAGGAATTGATTCGGAAGTGTCGACGAATCATTTCTGCGCGTCTATCCATGCCAGAACGATGCCCAAAGAGGACGAAGATTGTAGAACACCCATTGACCTGATTGTTGTGTTGGATGTATCAGGGTCGATGACCGGCAACAAGCTGAAGCTTTGCAAGAAGACACTGACAATGCTGCTCAGAGTGTTGCAAACTCAAGATCGCTTCGGGCTAATCTCATTCGGCTCGGATGCACGGGTTGAATTTCCTGCTCAAGCCATGAGTAAGCAGAACAAGGCGTCCGCATTGCAGAAGATCCAGAGCCTGACGACACGCGGATGTACCAACATGTCAGCGGCACTTGGTCTCGCGGTTCAAGAATTGAAGATTATCGAGAAATCAAACCCTGTTCGGAGTCTCTTCTTTCTGACTGATGGTCTCGCGAACGAAGGCATTAGTGATCTTGACGGGCTAGTCAGTCTCACTCGAAACTGTCTCCTACCATCTGACAACCCTTCAAACGTTCTCAACAGCGAAGTTATGATAGCAGAGTGTTTGGACGACCTCGCTACGTCGCAGCACCAGATCACTCGACTTCCTGTTGCTGAGATTGAAAGTGTTTGTAGGGCACCGATCACACTTCACACGTTTGGATATGGAAGGGACCATAATGCTGCACTTCTAGAGAGTTTAGCTGACACCACACAAGGAGGCGCCTACTATTTTATCGAAGATGATAGCAATGTTGGAAGTGCTTTCGGCAACGCTCTCGGTGGCATCATGTCGATTGTGGCCCAAAATGCTGTTTTGACTATCCGACTTCCATCCGAAGCCGAAGCACGAGGAGCAAGGATTGTTGAGGTCTATCACGACCAGGCTATTAAAAGAGAAAATGACATCTACACTGTATCTCTTGGAGACTTCTACGCGGAAGAGTCCCGCGATGTGATATTCAAGATGGAGCTGACCAAGCCAGCATTTACGTCAACTTTGCCGGTGGCCCACGTGGAAGTCACTCTTGCTTACACCGATACGCTCAAAAAGATGCCGGCCAATACAGATGCGTTCATTGGCTATGTACGTCGCCCGGTGGGTGCTGAATACTCGGCGCAGAACCACTACATTGAAGGTCAGTTGCTTCGTGTGCTGGCAATTCGCGAAATGAAGTCAGCCGAAGATTTGGCCAATCAAGGAAACTTCCAGGAAGCCCAGAACCGAATTGAGAATATCATTGCAAAGTGTCGTCAAGCATCTCCGACAGTCCGGGATATGCAGTCCATATCATTGTTGGTTGATGATCTATTTGATGCGAAAGCTTCGGTTCACAGCTCATCCACCTTTCGACAGTCCGGTATGCATCGTATGGCGCACCGACGTTTGGAGCATGTCAATCAACGCAGTAACATGGTCAATGCCACAGGAGGGGCCTacgccaccaccacaagAGTGGCGTATGCCAAAATGTTTCAGTCGAAGGATGGCTGA
- a CDS encoding predicted protein, protein GSVPKAVAKIRETLAWRRDFDVARVRKGMHGDDTEMREILLRENETGKIYCRGFDAQGRALMYMRPSRENTNNELNNMRHLVWSLEKAIACTRRKSVELGATVPLEKINLVIDYDGFQMRHAPPMSTSRYTLDILQKHYPERMYRAYVVHPPFVFRTFWMLVRPFVDPTTKEKICFCSGKKGIQKLTSAVTDVHKLEPCAGGETPMRDFDSKEYMTLPLNHGFDE, encoded by the coding sequence GGCAGTGTCCCCAAGGCGGTGGCCAAGATTCGTGAAACGCTCGCGTGGCGTCGTGACTTTGACGTCGCTCGCGTGCGCAAGGGCATGCACGGCGACGATACCGAAATGCGCGAGATCCTCTTGCGCGAAAACGAGACGGGTAAGATCTACTGTCGCGGCTTCGACGCGCAAGGTCGGGCCTTGATGTACATGCGTCCGTCGCGCGAAAACACCAACAACGAACTCAACAACATGCGCCATCTGGTATGGAGTCTGGAAAAGGCCATTGCCTGTACGCGACGCAAATCGGTGGAGCTTGGAGCCACCGTGCCGCTGGAAAAAATTAATCTCGTGATTGATTACGACGGCTTCCAAATGCGACACGCCCCGCCCATGTCGACCTCCCGCTACACTTTGGATATTCTACAGAAGCATTATCCGGAACGCATGTACCGGGCGTACGTTGTGCATCCGCCGTTTGTCTTTCGGACGTTTTGGATGCTGGTCCGACCCTTTGTGGATCCCACAACCAAGGAAAAAATTTGCTTCTGCTCGGGTAAAAAAGGAATTCAGAAATTGACCAGTGCCGTGACAGACGTGCACAAGTTGGAACCCTGTGCGGGAGGAGAAACACCCATGCGGGATTTTGATTCGAAAGAATATATGACCTTGCCGCTGAATCATGGTTTTGATGAGTAG
- a CDS encoding predicted protein translates to SPVVVAIWKGRDEGLPVLVLNSHYDVVPADTSAWTVPPFAGLQRDGNIYGRGTQDMKCVCIQYVEAIRRIHRLDPTWQPERSIYLTFVPDEEVGGFGMAAFLESETYRSLPGIALALDEGLASTTDTYSVFYGERLPWWVDVTAHGPTGHGSRFIENTAVEQLVELANKALAFRDGQRAQLGLDEHVNCAHAVAAKTLGDVTSLNITTLQAGVRVGETFAYNCVPPKAQCSLDIRISPHVEPSEIGEMLDQWCRECSKDEKNKVEWSFLGNGNDMKKHSVTSTDPNQNPWYAVFSKAMADMNLKFEPQVFPAATDSRFLRALGIRALGFSPMKQTEIMLHENDEYIPESIFLEGIDVYVGLIRSLGGIGKDVDA, encoded by the exons TCTCCGGTCGTCGTGGCAATCTGGAAGGGTCGTGACGAAGGCTTGCCCGTACTCGTCTTGAATAGTCACTACGATGTGGTGCCGGCCGATACGTCTGCGTGGACCGTGCCACCCTTTGCAGGGTTACAGCGGGACGGCAACATATACGGACGAGGCACACAGGATATGAAGTGTGTTTGTATTCAGTACGTGGAAGCCATACGACGCATTCATCGGCTGGATCCAACCTGGCAGCCTGAACGGAGTATCTACTTAACCTTTGTACCGGATGAAG AGGTGGGAGGCTTTGGAATGGCCGCATTTTTGGAATCCGAAACCTACCGCAGCCTTCCCGGTATCGCATTGGCATTGGACGAAGGCTTGGCCTCCACGACCGACACGTATTCCGTATTTTACGGGGAACGCTTGCCTTGGTGGGTTGATGTGACGGCACACGGTCCGACCGGCCACGGTTCCCGCTTTATCGAAAATACCGCAGTCGAACAGCTGGTGGAACTCGCCAACAAGGCCTTGGCCTTTCGAGATGGCCAGCGAGCGCAACTGGGATTGGACGAGCACGTCAATTGCGCACACGCAGTCGCGGCGAAAACGTTGGGCGACGTGACCTCCCTCAATATTACCACTCTTCAGGCGGGTGTCAGGGTCGGGGAGACGTTTGCCTACAACTGTGTCCCACCCAAAGCGCAATGCAGTTTGGATATTCGCATTTCGCCGCACGTGGAACCCTCAGAGATTGGAGAAATGCTGGATCAATGGTGCCGGGAGTGCAGTAAGGACGAAAAGAACAAGGTTGAATGGTCCTTTcttggcaacggcaacgatATGAAGAAGCATTCCGTAACCTCGACCGACCCAAATCAGAACCCCTGGTATGCTGTCTTTTCGAAAGCCATGGCGGACATGAATCTCAAGTTTGAACCGCAAGTATTTCCTGCGGCCACCGATTCACGCTTTCTGAGAGCACTGGGTATTCGAGCTTTGGGGTTTTCACCCATGAAACAAACCGAAATCATGCTCCACGAAAATGACGAGTACATTCCCGAGTCAatctttttggaaggaatTGACGTTTACGTGGGTTTGATTCGAAGTCTAGGCGGAATAGGCAAAGATGTTGATGCATAA